CTTTCACGGGACGGATGTGATAGGACATGAGTCGCCTTTCGCTCCCTGTTCTACGGTAGCAGAGAGCCGCGCGCCTGCCGAACCTGGCCCCTGCGCTGACGGGGCAGCTCTCTTTCCGATTTAGATGCACAAAGGCCGGCGGACGAACCGTAAAACCGCGGGGACGGGACGCGGCATGACAGGAATAACCGGATTTGTCATCTTTTTGTCTTGATTTCTGCCATCTTGACGTACAATGAAAGCATGAAGTTGAGCGCTCAGGAAGAGTATGGGCTGAGGTGCCTGTTGTACATGGCGCGGCACGGAGAGGACCGCAGCCACAGCATTCCGGAAATCAGCCGCGCGGAGGGGCTCTCGGTTCCCAACGTGGCCAAGCTCATGCGCATTCTGCGGCTCGGAGGACTGGTGCAGAGCGTCCGGGGGCAGGCGGGCGGGTACACGCTGGCCAAGCCGTCGGCCGAGATCACGGTTGCGGAAGTGATGTCGCTGCTGGGCGGCAGTTTCTTCAACTCCCACTTCTGCGACCGGCATGCGGGGCTGGAGAGGAACTGCACGCACACGCAGGACTGCTCGCTGCGCATCCTGTGGGGGACGGTGCAGAAGAGCCTGGACGCGATCCTGGCGCGGACGACGCTGCGCGACCTGCTGCGCAGCGAGCAGGAGATCGCCGTGCTGCTGAAGGAGCGCGCCGCCGCAGCGATGATGGAAGCCGCCGAGACAGCGCCCCCTTCCCGCGCCTGCTGACCGTCCTGCACGCCGTGCGGAAGCGCGGCCGGGCTCCCGCCCTCTATTCTGGAAAGAGCCGCCCGGAGAGAAGGCGGCGCCGGATTCATGTCAGCCAACAAACCCGCCCGAATCCTTGCCGTCACCAGTGCGGCTCCGGGCGCAGGCAAGACCCATGTCGCCTGCGCGCTGGCCCGCTGGTTCGTCCTCGAGGGCTACCACCCGGTACCGCTGCATCTGTCCCGTCTCTCGCCGGACCGCGTGGAGTGTCCCGGAGGAGGGACCGTGTCGCGGCAGGCGGCGCTGCTGGCCGAAGCCTGCCGCCTGGCGCCGGAACCGCTGTTCGAGTCCTCGTGGAGCTCTCTCGACGAGCTGTCCGCGCGGGGAGACGTCGTGATTGTCGAAGCTCGCCGGGAGCAGCTGCCTTCGCCGGCGCCTCCGGTGATTCTGGTTGAACGGACGGAACAGGCATGGCGGGTGAACGGCGTTCCGCTGCCGCCGTTTCCGACCCCCGTCACGCTGCCGGACGCGCCGGAGCTGGAAGGGCTTCCGGCGTGGGAGTATGCAAGCCGCCCGCGCACGGGGGTGGTGAGCCTGCCGCATCTGCTGGATTTCCGGGATCTGTCCCTGCTGCGCGGGGCGGAATGGCTGACGGCGGCCGGCATCGGGCAGTTTGAATTCCTGTTCGTTCCGGCGACGTCGAACGCCGCGCATGATGCGGCGTGGCTGGAAGAGACGGGTCTGCTGGAGTGGCTCGGGCAGCAGGCGCGCGGAGGGGCGTTGGTGGCCAGCTGCGAGTGGGCCGTGGGGGGCGCGAGGAGAATCGAGCGCGAGGATCTGACCGACTACCGCCGCCTTTCGATGCTGCTGGGCCGGCGGGTTCCCGCGCCGCTGCCCGACGATGCGGTGTTCGACGCGCTGGCCGAGTGGGCCGCGCCGTGGCTGCGGCAGGAAACGCTGGCGCAGGCGCTGCTGTGATGCGGGTGACTGCCGCCTGGGGGGACGTAGTAGGATGAGGAGCAGAGCGGCCCCGGAGCGGCACCGCTTCGAGGCCGGGCGGGGTGGGCCGGGCCGTGATCCCGGCATGAGTGGCGCGCCGCGGCCCCTGCGGCCCCGGGGAGGAATGCTTTGATCGTCACATACGGTGGAAACGTACTGGCCATCGCCCGCGAGCGCGGCTGGGACTGGCGCGAGGTGCTGGACCTGAGCGCCAGCATCAACCCGCTGGGCCCGTCGCCGCACGTGCGGCCGGCGATCGAAGAGGCGCTGGACCGCGTGGCGCTGTATCCCGAGCCGCTGCCGGAGCGGCTGAGCGAAGCGCTGGCCGAGGCCTGGGGCGTCGAGCCAGGACAGGTGCTGGTGGGCAGCGGCGGAACCGAGCTGATCCATTTCCTGGCGCGCGCCGGGTGGAACGGTCCGGCGGCGCTGGCTGTTCCCGTGTGGGCCGAGTTTTACCGCGCCTTTCCGTACGCCCTGCGCGTCCGCGCCGACTCTCCTGAACAGTGGCCGCAGCGCGGGCTGCTGATCCTGAGCCAGCCTGGCAACCCGACCGGCATCTCCGTGGCGCCGGAAGTGATCAAGCGCGCCATCGCGAGCCGCGAGGGGCCGGTGCTGATCGACGAGAGCTTCATCGAATTCACGCGGCTGGAGTCCGCCGTGCGCTGGGTGCAGGATCATCCCAACGTGATGGTGCTGCGCTCGCTGTCGAAGTTCCACGCCCTGCCGGGGCTGCGGGTGGGCGCGCTGGTGGCGTCGGAAGACTGGATCCGCCGCTTCAGGCGCAAGCGCGACCCGTGGCGCGTGAGCACGCTGGCCGAAGCCGCGGCG
This DNA window, taken from Bryobacteraceae bacterium, encodes the following:
- the cobD gene encoding threonine-phosphate decarboxylase, which translates into the protein MIVTYGGNVLAIARERGWDWREVLDLSASINPLGPSPHVRPAIEEALDRVALYPEPLPERLSEALAEAWGVEPGQVLVGSGGTELIHFLARAGWNGPAALAVPVWAEFYRAFPYALRVRADSPEQWPQRGLLILSQPGNPTGISVAPEVIKRAIASREGPVLIDESFIEFTRLESAVRWVQDHPNVMVLRSLSKFHALPGLRVGALVASEDWIRRFRRKRDPWRVSTLAEAAALAAVRDAAHAERTRQVVEEERAWLLAQLESMNGLSVLPGEANYLLAYTDRPAAEVCQWFLERKILLRNCARLPGVDGEAVRFAVRTRPENERFVAAAREFFCAS
- a CDS encoding Rrf2 family transcriptional regulator — translated: MKLSAQEEYGLRCLLYMARHGEDRSHSIPEISRAEGLSVPNVAKLMRILRLGGLVQSVRGQAGGYTLAKPSAEITVAEVMSLLGGSFFNSHFCDRHAGLERNCTHTQDCSLRILWGTVQKSLDAILARTTLRDLLRSEQEIAVLLKERAAAAMMEAAETAPPSRAC